The bacterium nucleotide sequence GGAATAGAAGCCGTATTTTCACGGGATCCCCCTTTCTTGGTATGGTGGTTTTGCCCAACCCTACGGGGGGGAGAAGAGCTTGGATGCGAGGGAAGAATATTTTATTGGGGAAAAGCAATGAAACAGGATCAATCCTTCCGGGATTATGTGGTTCAGGATCTTTTGGGGAACATCCCCGGAATTCATTCTCGTGCGATGTTTGGTGGCTGGGGAATTTATAAAGATGGGGTTATCTTCGCCATCATTGTCGATGGGGCTCTTTACTTCAAGGTGGATGAGAGCAATCGGGAAGAGTTTGAGCGGCGGGAAAGCCGGCCCTTCGTCTATAGCCGGGGCAAACACCGATCCACTACGATGTCTTATTGGTTGGTCCCCGAAGAGATCATGGAAGACCCTGAAGAGCTGGATCGATGGATCGAACGCTCGGTGCAGGTCAGTCGAAATAAAAAATTAAAGTAATACGGAGAGGGTGGGATTACGG carries:
- a CDS encoding TfoX/Sxy family protein; this translates as MKQDQSFRDYVVQDLLGNIPGIHSRAMFGGWGIYKDGVIFAIIVDGALYFKVDESNREEFERRESRPFVYSRGKHRSTTMSYWLVPEEIMEDPEELDRWIERSVQVSRNKKLK